The region CAAGGCAGTTTTTCACAGGCCCAGGTTTCCATGAACGGCACGTAGTCGCGGGCGTTATCCAGCAAGGTCGCACGCACGTTGACGAACTCGTCGATGCCATGGGGGCGTGTAAACAGCCAACTCATGCAATGCGGGCAGCAATAGTGACGGTCCACACCGTGCAAGCCGCCGATAACCGGGCAGCCCTGGGTGACGGTGAAGCCGGCCGCGGGAATCAGTGCGCTGAGGGAGAACGCGCTGGAGGTCATTTTCTGGCAACCGCTGCAGTGGCACGCCATGGTGATAACGGGTGGCAGGCTGATGCTGAAACGCACCCGGTTACAGCGGCAACTGCCTTCCA is a window of Pseudomonas antarctica DNA encoding:
- a CDS encoding GFA family protein, translated to MSVENLPLEGSCRCNRVRFSISLPPVITMACHCSGCQKMTSSAFSLSALIPAAGFTVTQGCPVIGGLHGVDRHYCCPHCMSWLFTRPHGIDEFVNVRATLLDNARDYVPFMETWACEKLPWAATPAVESFAQLPEPQDFPRLMQAYAAFSAG